TATGCAGAACTTCCTTGGTCCAAAAAGACTTTCTTAGTAACATAGTTATTCACGCGTAAAGTCACCACTATTGGATCGTTGTCGTGTGGAATCACATGATCAAAATCCTTTGGTGAGAAAGTGATAGGAGTGTGGTTCAACCAACACTCACCCTCATAAGCTTTGTGTACTAAGTTCACCGCCTCTACGTACCTTTTTCGCCCTATACAAGATAAACGCCCACCGCCGAAGCCTCCAGCGATTGACAAGCAGGACCCAGCGGGTGCTCCCAAATCCTCCACTACTTCCTTTCCTTTTGACGAGCCGCCTCCGGAGGCCTTGACAGCTTCTGACTGTGTGTTTTCACCTGAGACAAAGTTTGCCAAGTGACCTGCTTTAATCAATCTCTCAATTTCCTTGCGCAGAGTCCAGCAATTATCCGTAGTGTGTCCCATAGTTTTATGAAATTCACACCACTTGGTAGTGTCCACATTAGCAGGGGGTCGCCTAGGTGACCTCGGGTACTAGACTACATTTGTTTGCCCTACTTCTCGCAAGATCGCACCGAGAGGAGCATTCAGTTTGGTTTGTTGCCCTTGGGCGGGTACATGTCCTCCCTGATTTGCTAGAGTAGGTGGCACATTCCGATGCCAAGTGTTACCTTGTGGCCCCTGCCTTCCTGAAGGGTATGGCGTGGGCCTAGGCTGGCGCGACGTTTGGGCTGGACGCTGATCTTTCGAACCACGTCCTTTCTCTGTTGTTGCGTCAGGTTGTGCACGCCAGTTATCTATATCTTTTTTGGTCTGTTCATCTTGTTCCACCAAGATGAATTCCTGTGCCCTTGCACGTAGGTCCATCATGTCCTTGGCAGGTCTTCTGGTTAAGTCCTTGTTCAACGAGCCGCACCTGAGCCCATTCTTGAAAGCCGCCACACATACTTCTGGACTGGCGTCTTCTAACTGAACTGAGACACGACTGAAACAAGCCATATACGTTTTGATGCGCTCGCCCACGTGCTGATGAATATTGAACAAATCAGCCGGAGTCACCTTTTGAGTTTGATTAGCTGAAAATTGTGTTAAAAACTTGGTGGACAAATCGGTGAAGTTTGAAATGGAATATGGAGGTTGTTTGATAAACCAAGTCATAGCCACGCCCTTAAACGTGGAAGGCATTAATCTGCACTTCACGGCATCAGTCACCCCGCCAATGACCATTTTAGTATTAAAATACCGCAAATGGTCGATTGGGTCAGtatcttgtaagatcaagatttgatcagtggttgcatctctatattttgatgattacaattaaggtttttgaggattAACAaatatggtactctaacgtttgtcttttatagttgtgacaaacaggttctgattctgacccaagcctattccatcagaagaagatgacccaagagtaaccaaaaagagagttctaaagcttatcatgttcgttcagaacagtggcaaatccttcagaagatctgaagatagaagctctcaagaggtactgaagaaccggagtcagaagttctgaagaccagatgttccagaagcagaaggaacGGTtctgaagtagaagactcaagttctgaagacctgcaagaagttggctctgaagacccaagctattctagctctggcgttcagaagttctgaggaacatgtccagaagcagaagttgcaaggtcagaggatccaagcttccgtctgactctgatcagaagcttcactaacgcccatctgaagcactccagatcataagtcagctggtgaaaggacaggtcgctgtcatagtacacatcgtacagtcacaacctgtccgccacctacctcgttcagcctagcagtctgatattacaagattgccactccaacgggcaaaaccctagcaacggctacatcatatgcctttgactatataagggctgaagatagaagaaagaagccaagaaactttgctgatattcttgaattcattttaaccgatctcttagcaatatttctacACTactcttaaacatctgagtttaccactAACTTTTCAGAAGCgattcttgtaaacccaaaaccttttacatacactttgtaaagttccttaagagaccaagtttggtcggatcttgagaggactgaatcaagtttggttcagtgtttagctagtcttgagaggatcagtagatcagcttcttgagagtatactagtgagaaaatcagtgtattgttagtcacttagcaggttgcaagtgcagttgtaacattcattgattttagtggattgccttcatcagaagaaggaagaaatcaccttcacgggtggactggattagcttgagcttttatctcaagtgaaccaggataaaatacttgcgtgatctacttcatattcttcagcacctagttcatatccttaagtttgtcaaaactaCAAAAGGGgaaacttttgtttaaaaactctattcaaaccccccttttctagtgtttttcgcaccttcaattggcattagagctccggttctgatttatacacttaacagtgatcagtgatccagaacctaggGTGAAAAACAACGATGGCCTAAGCCaattccgctgacaacaacaacaaccaactcagagtgtaacaccccgatttcggtggcgtcactttagtaaccaaaaagaaaataaagcggaaaaaaacgtgaatatttttttttcgatttgtttaaataataaatttaaagacttgtcgaaataaagactctacaacgaaagataaacataactaatgtacaatataattacagcccccgctgtaagtagtgaaccacgtcacgagtaacctccagtgacgggaagtaaccgaaagtagtgcccgtgggcaatatgtacaaaccaagtgaaaggtcaagtgttcgcaatacagtcctccaaaatgaAAGTAGGTCAGTCCAAAACGGCCTgaataagacctcctagtctaaccaactctctgtgatttccataaagaaaaccacacaaaaagctaacggtcgggaacttaccctgccccaaaatacgaacatgacgaccagagctataactctactcctaccctaatcctgtccaGAGGAGTACACCCTAGCACTCACGACTACATACTGGCGTGGTCATCAtccgaatcagaatccaggacgactaggtcaatGTCTGCAACCAtccctcctc
This is a stretch of genomic DNA from Lotus japonicus ecotype B-129 chromosome 1, LjGifu_v1.2. It encodes these proteins:
- the LOC130736107 gene encoding uncharacterized protein LOC130736107, with product MGHTTDNCWTLRKEIERLIKAGHLANFVSGENTQSEAVKASGGGSSKGKEVVEDLGAPAGSCLSIAGGFGGGRLSCIGRKRYVEAVNLVHKAYEGECWLNHTPITFSPKDFDHVIPHDNDPIVVTLRVNNYVTKKVFLDQGSSAYIIYGDAFERLGLKESDLKPYTGCLVGFTSDQAKVRGYVELATAFGEGEFVKKFQVKYLVLPCKATYNVLLGCDTLNKVCAIISTTHLTVKYPACNGKIGILRVDQEAARACYAESLALYGKRAAKEAHRVTEIFT
- the LOC130736113 gene encoding uncharacterized protein LOC130736113: MVIGGVTDAVKCRLMPSTFKGVAMTWFIKQPPYSISNFTDLSTKFLTQFSANQTQKVTPADLFNIHQHVGERIKTYMACFSRVSVQLEDASPEVCVAAFKNGLRCGSLNKDLTRRPAKDMMDLRARAQEFILVEQDEQTKKDIDNWRAQPDATTEKGRGSKDQRPAQTSRQPRPTPYPSGRQGPQGNTWHRNVPPTLANQGGHVPAQGQQTKLNAPLGAILREVGQTNVV